Within the Scleropages formosus chromosome 8, fSclFor1.1, whole genome shotgun sequence genome, the region tccccccgttttCACCATTGATTTCCCACACACCCTTACTTGTCCTCGATTGAACTTTTGCGTTGCAATTCGCGTTTCCAGTTTTCTGCCTATTTGTCTTCACTTCtccgtgttttttttaacttgaccGTATTTAATGACATCTTTCACCAGAACTTAAAAATCATATTAATGATTGACCTGGTTATCGTTTGTCTCACTGCCATGTCCGAAATAGGATAATTAAACCGTAAATGAATACTCGAGGGATGACACATGTTGTTTATCTTCTTTATGGACAGTATTTCCAATggtcaaataaaaaataatcttcAGTGATTCTAACCCTGGGGCAATTTTATCATTTGGCATTTCCATCAGTAAACGGTGACATCTACGCACCTGCTGGTCCAGGGTTCAAAAAATCTCCGTGCCAGCACAGGTTGTGTAATGGCAACGATGGTCTTTTTACTTTCGCACGGGAACGGCGTGTTAAACGATACAAGGGACTATCATGTAGCAGAGTAAATAACCAGCTGGAGAAACAAGCAGACATAGTGGGCTGTGCATGCGCGTAACAGCGATGTGTCGAACCCGATTCCGCCGCGTCCGTCTGTTCGCAGCGgtaacaaagacacaaacttACCTCTCGAGAGGGTCTGGGATGGACGGTACTCTCACCCAGCTCCAGGCCGGTCTCTGTTGTCATCGCGGTACCCGTGCGTCGAGCAGTTGCCTGGTCCGAGTTCTCTGCGCGCTCCTGACGACCGACTTCTGGCAACTATCAAACTGCACTACCGCTCCCTCCTTCAGTCACCGGGAAGCAGAGTTAAAACCGGCCCCCAGAACAGCCCTTTATAGCAGCGAGGGCCAAAGTTTACTGATAAGAGAGCGCAGCAGGGCACTTTGGTGGCTTTCTGGTGTCGGTGGACCTGTCGCCGCGTGTCTGGGGAACATCCGAGGAGAGGGAACGACTGCGTCGACACCGGGGAGGCACGGAGACGACCGCGGTGACCATGAACGGATCCTGCTCCGTTTCAGCTGACGTACTCAAGGAAGAGGTCCGAACCAACGAGGTCTTCAACTCCGTGCCGGAGACAACGTCGTCGCAGAGCCCTGCACTCCTGCGCAGCCCTCGACCTTCTTGCCGCCTAAGTGTCAGTCAGGTGTCTTACGCTGTCAGGTAAGAGTGTCACTAAGCTTTCCTGTATTGCACTGAGTGAGAGAGATGGCAGTGTGGTTAAGGCACTTAAGAAGAAATCCGGTTTGGTTTCCGTGAACAGGCTGGGTGTTGAAAAAGTGGTACCTTATTATTCACCTCCCCACTTTTTGCAGAGTAGGCTAATGCtctgttacatacagtatacagtggcttcaaaaatattcagacccctccactttttccacactttttgTGTTGGAAATTTATTTCACAgttgttcgtttttttttttttattctttttgccATTAATAGACACACAGTGACCTCGTAAtgacaaatgaaaagacacatttttggGAATTTGTGAAAATTTCTAAAAAACACAAGAGCTCTCTTCTACGTAAATATTTAAAACCCGTACTATGATACCTGAAGCTGAGGTCAGATGCATCCCACTTCTTTTCATCATCTCAGAGAATACTCTAGCTTTTGATAGTAGTCCTCTTCTGGCAAATTCACTTTAGAAAAGCACACACCTGTCTTCATAAGCTCCCACAATTAACAGTGCATGGCAGAGcgaaaaaagcaatgaaattcAAGGAACTCTTCGAAGACCTCTATTGTAGGATTGTGTATATGCATAGATCTGGAAAGCGTAGAAAAATAACCAGTGCACTGAAGGTTTTGGGAGCACAGTGGCCTCCATCATTGTCAAATTGAAAAAGTCTGAAAACACCAACAGTCTTGCTTTAGCTATCTGTCCAGACAAATTGGGTATCTGGGCAATAAGCGCCTCAGTCAGGGAAGTGACGGGGAATCTCTAACAGAGTTTTTGAGTTCCTCTGAAAAGATGGGAAAACATGCTGGAAGAGTGACCAACTCTGCAGCACTCCATCAGTCAGGTATCTATGGTAGGATAAATAGACAGAAGTAACTCCTGAGTAAAATCATCTGACAGCCTTAAAGGAGTTTGCCAGATAGCATTTAAAGGACTCTGAGcctatgaggaaaaaaacatttggtcTGAAAGGACAAAAATTGAAGTCTTTGGCCTGACAGCCAAATGACATGTTGGTCACCTGGGTAATAGCATCCCTATGAttaagcatggtggtggcagtatcatgctgTGGGGGACTTCTTGGTGACAGGGACTAGGAGACTGCTCAGGATCAAGGGAAAAGTGAACAGAGCCAAATGCACAGGTCCCTGAAGAAATCCAGGACCTTTCAGTATGAGAATACATGTGAAGCACACAGCCAACAGACAACACTGGGGTGGCTTTGGAACAAGTCTCTGAATGTGCTTGAGTGGCCCTGCCATAACTCAAGAACGCCATAGAAAATCTGTGGAGAGACCTGAGGACTGCAGTTCACCTACACTCCCCATCCAGTCTGACAGCGTTTGAGAGGATCTGCGGGGAGGAAAGGGACAAACTGCCCAAATCCGTGTTTGCAAAGCTCGTAGAAGCACACCCAAGAAGACTTGCAGCTGTAATTGCTGCTAGACATACTCTTACAAAGTACTGAATAAAGGATCTTAATGTAATCAgaaatatcagatttttttaaataaatttgcaaaaagtcctaaaaactggattttttattttgtcattatgggACATTGTGTGGCAATTGatgtaaaaaaagaatgagTTCAACCCATTCTGAATAAGTCTACAACAAAGTGAGGAAAAAGTGGAGGGATAATTTCTGAAGGCActgtaaccttttttttttttttttaaacccaagTGTTACCTGTACTGTCTCATCATCCAGCTTTTGtcctcttttcctctcttcGCTAAAGCTGTTTTTCATGTCCATCATATAGTCGAATAAAATGTCACCTCAGCTGTGATATCTGTTCTAGCCATCTGTGAAAAAGTGTAGGACATCAGGTGATTTTAGATCATCAGCAATTACATCAAAGCTGATGGTGGAACGTAcctggttttctgttttttttttcagtgagcGCGTAGGACCCTGGTGGGACATTCCTTCTCACAGAAAGAGATGGACACGGCAGATCCTCAGAAATGTGTCCTTTCACGTGGACAGCGGCCAGATCATGGGGATTCTGGGAAATTCTGGTGGGTGACACTCTGATGCTGAAgttttagcacatttttttttattattttattataaggCATATCATAGGAACATCTATCCATGTGGTTTCACCAACACTTCTATGCATCCGATGCCCGATCACTCCTGCCAGAATGCTACCCCTGTGCTGTCCCTCCGTGTCTCGCTGTTTGGTGGTCCCAAGCAGTTGAGGTCCCAaatcaaaagcatgaaggttttcATTTCTGGCTCCAGCACAGTCAAATGTCCTCTTcgtcccactcagaactgccgaatctctCTGAACATCCAAGCAAGGTCTCGGAACACATATTTCAGGCTCAcgtctcccctgatctcctataTGCTGCATCTACAGcattatctgttttaaaaacGCTCTTCACTGCTCCTCATGAAATGCGTACAGGTTTATATGGTGGCGAGACAAACTGACCGTACTCAAGAAacacgtgtctgcatctgaatgcacttttgtgttGTTTCCTGAGATGCGTGTTGGTTTCTAGGAAAGTGTCGGCGaggtgaataaatataaatgtaagtcaagTGTATGTAATTGCGTGTGTTTGTATGTCAGGATCTGGCAAGACCACTCTCCTGGATGCAATTTCAGGCCGCATTGGCAGCAAAGGTGACTTCGGAGGAGAGGTGTTCGTGAACGGGAGGAAGCTGAAGAGAAAGCAGCTCCCGGACTGCTTCTCCTACGTGCTGCAGGTATGGCGCGCTCAAACACGGACGCGGCGAACCCGTCGCGTCGTGACGCGACGCCGCGTAAACCCTTCGTTGTAACAGCAGATGCGGGATCGCTGCACGGGAGAAGACGACGGAAGGTTGAACTTTGGGCACGTCAACTTCTCGCTCGcatgtgaggaggaggagagaggagagggtaGGGAAGGGGCAACCAGCGGCCAAGTTCACAAAGATAACGCCAATTTAGTGCGATGGGGTGGGGTCGGGAGGGGAATTAGCCAGAGCTACAGGCAGGTCCCTCCTTATCTTTCCGAGGAGTGTTCAAGTGGATCCGGTACTTAATGAAACACGGAGGGATAAACTGCGGCCCTCCAAATAATCTCTCGTTTTACTTGAGCCCGGAGATAAAATCCACTGTAGCCGCTGGAGCAGCAAACTAATCCCGtcattttttcttcatcaaGAGCTCCGGATGAAGCGGAGACGATAAACCTCTCtgacttattaaaaataaaacggaGAACATCGGAGGCCCTGTAAACTTGCAGCGCCGAAGTCGCTTTGCTCACCCATGTGGGTTTGATGGTATTGTAGGGGAGAGCTGCGGACACCTCCTttgacacacgcacactttgTTTTCACACAGTGAAAAGGAGTCTCAAAATGTCAAACTCCAGCAAAACTTGACCATCAATGATTAACTCACAGCTCATCTGAAAAGGGGACAACATACTGACCagactttaaacatttttcagtttgaccTCAACTttattgctgtgatttattgtcGTGTATTGGAGTTTGAAAGGGAATGTTTAccggaggcagctggtagtgtagtagttacagccGCTGCATTCGGACCGCAAGGTTGCAGGTGcgagtctcacctccaactGCTGTAccattgagtaaggtacttaccctaaattgctccagtaaaaattacccagctctataaatagggaAATAATTGCAGGTCGCTTAACACTGtaacgggggcgcggtggtacagtgggttggaccgggtcctgcttggggtgccttgtgatggactggcgtcccgtcctgggtgtgtcccctccccctccagccttgtgcctcgTGTTgttgggttgggctccagcttgccgcaaccccactcaggacaagcggtttcagccagtgtgtgtgtgtgtgacattgtaagttgctttggcaaaaggTATCAACTAAGTCTTAAACTGTtcacagtaatattttatttgcatggACTAGACGATGTTAAAAGATTTTATCAATACCATTTCTTTCTTGAAAATCAGAACCAAAAAtgaagtttaaaatatttttcgcCGAATGTGCAAGCATGTGCCAGATGTCTGAGAAAAGTTCAGATGTCCTTGGAGCATCTAGCCAGTAGTTCACTTACTCTGTCCCTCTACGCCAGAGTGACAACCTCCTGAGCTACCTCACGGTGGAGGAGACTCTGACCTTCACGGCTCAGCTCGCCCTGAGACGACACTCTGCCGACGCCATTCGCAAGAAGGCAAGAGGAGCAGCCGACTTCTAGCCGAAGTCGCATCTTCATACTGCCACGCTGATGGAGCAGCTCTACTCAGCCAGTTTAACAAAAGGACTTTTTCTAAACACCATTGTTTAGTTAGGGTTGTTATGCATGGAGGATGTATGGTATATGTGCGAATAGATGGGAAGATGAGTAAGGGTGAAAGGTGATGGTTATCTTGCATCGCTTGGTGACGTATGACCTCCTGATCTGCAGGTTGGGGCAGTGATGGCAGAGCTCAGTCTGACTCATGTGGCCCACAACGTCATCGGGGGCCGCATCTTTCCAGGAATCTCTGGGGGTGAGAGGAGGAGGGTGTCCATCGCCAGTCAGCTTCTTCAGGACCCCAGTGAGTGAGAGTGGGCGGAtgtgcgtgcgcacacgcacacttaGAATTAGATGTACATAAACTCACACCACTaacatgtaatttttacaaatttacGTCTACGTTCCTTCGCACAAATGCCCACGGACGATTACGTACAaatcagcaacacacacacacacacacaccgagttAGCGGGAGAAAACTCGTCAAACGGAAACACTAGAACTCCCACTGCAAACCCCAGAAAAGCATGGAGAAGGTGATGTGACACGTCACTGAGCACGAGAGACGGTGAGAAGGAGGGACAATGGCGGGAGCAGTAGACAGGGACCCGGAATAATGAGGGACAGGGTTATCATGTGCGGCGGATTAGGCTTTGTCCCACAGAGAGTGCTGCTGGGCCCGACGGAGGGCTCGGCCCGATTAGATGGACAATTTCCCACCTCGCGGAGGTCCACACTGATGAGGTGCTCCAATCCGCCGGCTTATCCAATCAAGCAAGACAGTATTAAttagaaaaacacaattaattCCATTCTTAATTATCCCCtccttaataaaaaaaagcaatctTAATTGTTCTAATTGGAGAATTTGAAGGCGAAGAAAACAGGCTTATCCTAAGGAGGGCGGAGGTAATTCTCAAGAGAAAGCTGACACACTTCTCGAGTCAACTTTCTTTCGGAAGAAAAGAAACCTTTCTTttgaaattgtactttttctgttgCGGGCCGCTTGCCGTTTTCGGTCTGAAAACCTGTGGTGTCACTTTTATTTGTGATATTGATGAATGTCATTGCAGAGATCATTCTGCTGGATGAACCAACCACAGGCCTGGACAGCATGACGGCCAGTCAGATAGTGGTCTTGCTGGCTGAGATGGCCAAGAGAGACCGCATAGTCATAGTGACCATCCACCAGCCACGGTCTGAGCTCTTCAAGGTGGGTTTGCACAGATGCACAGTTGATACGGGCTTTTCTGCACTTCTGTTTTGTGCATGTGGTGCGTAAAAGTAATCCATCTCAAAAATGGCGTTGACGTTTCAGGCGTGAAAAACTGGGCTTCGTGCGTTTTAGCCGGTCAATCACGATGTTCTCTGAAAGTTGTGTTTGAGTACCCTGGATGTCTTTCTGGGTAACTGACTGAGCCCTGTTTGTCCAACAGGTGTTCAGTAGGATAGCCATCATGAGCCTCGGGGAGCTGGTGTTCTGCGGCGAGCCGGGGGAGATGGTGAACTTCTTCAGCGGCTGTGGTTATGAGTGCCCCGAGTACTGCAACCCGTTTGATTTCTATGGTTTGTCCCGTTCTTTCTCGCTCAACCctcacacacatagacacacattgCCCCCGTTGCCCTTTCTCTGTTGAGTTTCAAAGAAACCTAGAAATTCTTAGTCAACGCAAGCTAATACAATTCATATGGCACAAGGGGGTACAAACATGACCAGTCATTAACCAGCCTGGaaggagaaaatgaagaaaaatgataTGTGAAGCAGCTCAACGCACTGAACTGGGATGTTGTGTGGACAGTGGACCTGACATCGGTGGACACGCGGTGCAATGAAAGGGAGGCCATCACCTGCAACCGCATGCATGGCATCTTATCAACCTACCAACGTTCCGGCATCTACCAGAGCATGATGGATCGGATCCAACAGAGCTGCCAGCTTGCAGACAAGCCCAACATTCCCTTCAAGAGCAAAGAGTCGCCCGGCAACCTGGAAAAGCTCAGAGTCCTCTTCAGGTGAGCCCCCGAGCAGAGCTGCAAGACTCTTCGCTCTCCTACCTACTTGAACACAGCAACactgctttccttttctcttcaaGTGTAATGAAGTGCAatctttcctgtttttctaAAGTGATGCCATTGCATTTGAACAGTTTATATCAGTGGGGTTGTTCTGACAAAATTCTGTACCTTCTCAAGGCCACAGGATATATTGGAAATTTACCCAGGGCATACAGCTGATTTACAATCCCaagccaaagaaaacatgaagcCAAAGTAAAGCCAAATAAGTGATACGTATATGAACTATgaaagctgccttggacaacaaaatatttttaagagcGTCACCCTTCCGTTTAGCTGAACGAGGGTGGAAATTTAATGCTGGTCCCTGTACTATAGTTTTTCAAAGTATTGGTACATCCTTTTTACTTGTCCCTGACTATGTTACTGCAGAAGGACGATGAAGAACCTCTCCAGGGACCGAATGGGTGTCCTCATGCGTCTGTCCCAGAACCTCATCTATGGCTTCTTCGTGGCCTTCTTTGTCATGAAACTGGACAACAACGTCATCAAAGGTGCCATTCAGGACCGCATTGGCATCATCTATCAGTCCATGGGTGCTTCGCCCTATACAGGCATGCTGAACGCTGTGGCCTTGTGTGAGTTCTGAGGGTTGTGGGTTGGCCGACAAAGGGCACTGCATATGACCAAGTGTAAACTCGAATTGAGTACCTCCTCAGTGGATCTGTTTCATTTTGCAGTTAAATACATGCTTAACATTTATGAAGATCAACAGCAAAGTTCACGCCTTTAAATTAACACTATTGTCTTACTGTAGTCTCAAACCCAAGACATCTCAGCCCAAAAGATGTCACAGACCGAGATTCAGATGATCATTTCCTATTACCCCCAAAGGCCGACCTGATTTCTTCATAGTGGAAAATGAATTGCAAAAGCAGTGACATGTACACCTGCTGCTTTATAGCTTTAATTTTGAGAGCCAGGCAGTGGGATAAGCACAGAGAGGATGTGTGGAGAATTAAGATAAGGGTGAGATGTAAAAAGTTTTCACTGAACATTTGAACGGGCCAAGGCCATTAAACACAGGCCTCGAACACTTTGATCTCAGACCCTTGATCTTGTGCAGCCCCTAAAGACTATCTGAGCACCTTAAGAACTTTCTCCAAGTTCATCTAgacatacagtaccagtcaaaagtgcaattacactttttcttttcagtgatGATGCTGGTAATTACCTACCAATGTAGGTAAATACGGTGCTAGAAGGAACTAGCAACCAAGGCTCCAAAGTttccaggtttgagtctcatgaGGGATTCTGCTGTAGCATTTCTAATGGATACTAAAGTATTTGTTAAACATGCAGTGAATAAAGGAGTCTTCCTCAGATGGTTCTCCACTCTTGTTCCTCCAGTTCCTCCTCTGAGGGCTATCAGTGACCAGGAGAGCAAGGATGGGCTCTACCACAAGTGGCAGATGTTCCTGGCCTACATCTTTCACATCCTGCCCTTCAGTATTATCAGCGTAttcatcttctcctccttcctctacTGGTGGGCTTTCCTGGCTTCTCAAAAGTTGTTTGAGTACTGGACGTTTGACTTTGTAgctcctgaacacacacacacacaccgtgtctGAGATTTAGGTCTTTGAGCATTACCTTTAAAGCCAGCTCTCCTCCATTGCATTTTTATGGTCCTGTTCGTTTTTTCCCCCAACTCTTCCTGCTGAtagttttctgaaaaaacaaTACATTGCCACATTTTTAGATTTAAGCCAAATATAATGAATACGCTGCATGTATGTGCTCGTGCTTTTCAGGACTGTGGGCATGTACCCGGATGTCCTGCGGTTCCTCTGCTTCTCTGCGGTGGTCCTCGTACCCCATATAATTGGGGAGCTCCTCACCCTG harbors:
- the abcg5 gene encoding ATP-binding cassette sub-family G member 5; the protein is MNGSCSVSADVLKEEVRTNEVFNSVPETTSSQSPALLRSPRPSCRLSVSQVSYAVSERVGPWWDIPSHRKRWTRQILRNVSFHVDSGQIMGILGNSGSGKTTLLDAISGRIGSKGDFGGEVFVNGRKLKRKQLPDCFSYVLQSDNLLSYLTVEETLTFTAQLALRRHSADAIRKKVGAVMAELSLTHVAHNVIGGRIFPGISGGERRRVSIASQLLQDPKIILLDEPTTGLDSMTASQIVVLLAEMAKRDRIVIVTIHQPRSELFKVFSRIAIMSLGELVFCGEPGEMVNFFSGCGYECPEYCNPFDFYVDLTSVDTRCNEREAITCNRMHGILSTYQRSGIYQSMMDRIQQSCQLADKPNIPFKSKESPGNLEKLRVLFRRTMKNLSRDRMGVLMRLSQNLIYGFFVAFFVMKLDNNVIKGAIQDRIGIIYQSMGASPYTGMLNAVALFPPLRAISDQESKDGLYHKWQMFLAYIFHILPFSIISVFIFSSFLYWTVGMYPDVLRFLCFSAVVLVPHIIGELLTLVLLGVVQNPNMVNSGVALLNVAGILVGSGFLRSTQQMPLVFQWLSYLTFQKYGCELLIVTEFYGHNFTCDLSDTLPGNTNLCTIFDGNAVIEQGYPGALSRYMLDFLMLYAFLPALVVLGIISFKIRDRLICR